CCCATTCAATAAAATTAGCCGTTACTTTGTGCAGTATGTCGTTTATCTGATTAGAAAGCTGCACAAAGTAACGGCTAATTTTATTGAATGGGTTAAAAACCGAGGCACAGCAACAATTGTGATAGGCAATGTAAAAGGCATTAGAAATAAAGCAAAGTATAACAAAGTGGTCAACCAAAAGATCCATAGCTGGTTGTTTGGGAAAACAACTGCGCTTATTGAATACAAAGCCGAAGCTGTGGGAATCAGAGTTGAATACATCTCTGAAGAATACACATCTCAAACTTGTCCTGTGTGTGGACACAGGCATAAACCATCAAATAGAAATTTCCGATGTCCTGTTTGCGGTTTT
The genomic region above belongs to Thermotoga sp. and contains:
- a CDS encoding RNA-guided endonuclease TnpB family protein encodes the protein PFNKISRYFVQYVVYLIRKLHKVTANFIEWVKNRGTATIVIGNVKGIRNKAKYNKVVNQKIHSWLFGKTTALIEYKAEAVGIRVEYISEEYTSQTCPVCGHRHKPSNRNFRCPVCGFEYHRDGVGAINIYKKYTGYGLVVADLTPAVGVRFSSHLRGPGISPWKLALSQ